One window of the Benincasa hispida cultivar B227 chromosome 3, ASM972705v1, whole genome shotgun sequence genome contains the following:
- the LOC120074761 gene encoding berberine bridge enzyme-like 14 yields MEMPGCFFCFRHLPPNAISMGIPNSLLIPVLTTFLLILPSMAVSDQIPSHQTLLKCLSDHSAPSSSPISEVIFFPDNPSYSPVLNSYIRNLRFASPTTPKPLFIVAPTHVSHIQATILCCRIHALEIRIRSGGHDYDGLSYVSDSTFVILDMFNLRSVAVDIEDESAWVDSGATLGEVYFKIAEKSKIHGFPAGVCPTVGVGGHLSGAGYGNLMRKFGVSVDNVVDALIVDVNGRVLDRASMGEDLFWAIRGGGGASFGVIVSWKFKLVPLPETVTVFRTEKTMEEGVVDILYKWQEIADKIDENLFIRVVILPVNKKALKTAKAKFISLFLGNAQKLFALMSKKLPELGIKVEDCIEMSWIDSVLFWSNYPIGTPLNVLLERQPKSEKFLKKKSDYVQEPISKADLEGMMRKMIELKRPALTFNPYGGKMSQIPETETPFPHRAGNKYKIQYSVTWKEEGDEAADKNVELIREMYEYMTPYVSKSPRSAYLNYRDVDLGVNGNGHASSWGRKYFKGNFDRLVKVKSMVDPDNFFRYEQSIPCVEAFDSNGRAESL; encoded by the coding sequence ATGGAAATGCCTGgttgtttcttttgttttcgTCATCTTCCTCCCAACGCCATTTCAATGGGGATTCCAAATTCATTATTAATCCCAGTTCTCACAACCTTTCTTCTCATTCTCCCTTCAATGGCGGTTTCTGATCAAATCCCATCTCATCAAACCCTTCTCAAGTGTCTTTCCGATCATTCTGCGCCATCATCTTCTCCAATCTCTGAAGTTATCTTCTTCCCCGATAACCCATCTTACTCCCCTGTCTTAAACTCTTACATCAGAAATCTCAGGTTCGCCTCACCCACTACCCCCAAACCCTTGTTCATCGTCGCCCCAACCCATGTCTCTCACATTCAAGCCACGATTCTCTGTTGCAGAATCCACGCCCTAGAAATCAGAATCCGAAGTGGTGGCCATGATTACGACGGTCTCTCTTATGTCTCCGATTCCACATTTGTGATCCTCGATATGTTCAATCTTCGATCTGTAGCTGTCGACATTGAAGACGAGAGCGCGTGGGTGGATTCGGGAGCAACCCTTGGCGAAGTTTACTTCAAAATTGCAGAGAAGAGCAAGATCCATGGATTCCCAGCTGGGGTTTGCCCCACGGTTGGAGTTGGAGGACATCTCAGCGGCGCCGGATACGGTAATTTGATGAGAAAATTTGGGGTTTCTGTGGACAATGTAGTCGATGCTTTAATTGTTGATGTAAATGGTAGGGTTTTGGATAGAGCATCAATGGGAGAAGATTtattttgggcaattagagGAGGAGGTGGAGCTAGTTTTGGTGTCATTGTTTCGTGGAAGTTTAAACTTGTTCCTTTACCTGAAACTGTCACTGTTTTTAGAACGGAGAAAACCATGGAGGAAGGTGTTGTAGATATCTTGTACAAATGGCAAGAAATTGCtgataaaattgatgaaaatctaTTCATAAGAGTGGTGATTCTTCCTGTAAATAAAAAAGCCCTAAAGACAGCAAAAGCCAAGTTCATTTCCTTGTTCCTTGGAAATGCACAGAAGCTGTTTGCGTTAATGTCTAAAAAGTTGCCGGAATTGGGTATTAAGGTTGAGGATTGTATAGAAATGAGCTGGATTGACTCTGTTCTGTTCTGGTCAAACTACCCAATTGGAACTCCACTCAATGTCTTGCTAGAAAGGCAACCAAAATCTGAAAAGTTCTTGAAGAAGAAATCAGATTATGTTCAAGAACCAATCTCAAAGGCAGACCTTGAAGGAATGATGAGGAAAATGATTGAACTGAAAAGACCAGCGCTGACTTTCAATCCATATGGTGGGAAAATGAGTCAAATTCCAGAGACGGAGACTCCATTTCCACATAGAGCAGGGAAcaaatacaaaatacaatactCAGTGACATGgaaagaagaaggagatgaGGCTGCAGACAAGAATGTGGAGCTGATCAGAGAGATGTATGAGTACATGACACCGTACGTTTCGAAATCGCCTAGAAGTGCTTATTTGAACTACAGAGATGTGGATTTGGGAGTGAATGGGAATGGGCATGCAAGCAGTTGGGGAAGAAAGTACTTCAAAGGAAACTTTGATAGATTGGTGAAGGTGAAGAGCATGGTGGATCCAGATAACTTTTTCAGATATGAACAGAGCATCCCATGTGTTGAAGCATTTGATTCTAATGGCAGAGCTGAGAGCCTTTGA
- the LOC120073072 gene encoding berberine bridge enzyme-like 14 — protein MWSSSSSSSTLTFFSLILIFSPLISSVSVQQSFLQCLTTTSQPQFPISDAIFTTNNSFFLPVLNSYIRNLRFQTPTTPKPLVIVTAKHQSHVQSTVVCAKRVGLQIRIRSGGHDYEGFSYVSQQPFIILDLFNLRAIRVNIAKGTARVQAGATLGELYYAIANKSNLHGFPGGVCPTVATGGHFSGGGYGNLIRKFGLTIDNILDAQIVNADGKILNRQTMGEDLFWAIRGGGGGSFGVILSWKINLVPVPSTVTVFDVERKIEDGATDVVWQWQNVMDKLDENLFIRLMLHSSKGKNGQKTGKATLVALFLGPVEKLMQIINQNIPSLKLQRQECFEMSWIQSVLFWANFPNGTAPEALLSRKISSTPFLKRKSDYVREPISREGIEAIWKAIMEVEEVGLTWNPYGGKMSQISETETPFPHRAGVKFKIQYSSNWKEGGDQEAQEEMELARRLYEAMTPYVTKNPREAFLNYRDIDVGISSHWSLEEGRVYGEKYFKGNFERLVNVKTEVNPQNFFRNEQSIPTRRSSLLVNEQR, from the coding sequence ATGTggtcttcatcttcatcttcttcaacccTCACATTCTTCTCTCTCATTTTGATTTTCTCTCCATTGATATCCTCTGTTTCTGTTCAACAGAGCTTTCTCCAATGTCTGACCACTACTTCACAGCCTCAATTCCCCATTTCTGACGCCATTTTCACTACCAACAACTCTTTCTTCTTACCAGTCCTCAACTCCTACATCAGAAACCTCAGATTTCAAACACCCACAACCCCAAAACCACTGGTAATCGTCACAGCCAAACACCAATCCCATGTCCAATCAACCGTTGTTTGTGCCAAACGAGTTGGCTTACAGATCAGAATCCGCAGTGGCGGCCATGATTACGAAGGCTTCTCTTATGTCTCCCAACAACCCTTCATCATCCTCGACCTCTTCAACCTTCGAGCCATTAGAGTCAATATTGCAAAAGGAACTGCTCGTGTTCAAGCAGGGGCTACCTTGGGGGAACTTTACTACGCCATTGCTAACAAAAGTAACCTCCATGGCTTCCCTGGAGGCGTTTGCCCAACTGTGGCTACTGGTGGCCATTTTTCCGGGGGTGGGTATGGGAATTTGATCAGGAAATTTGGGCTCACCATTGATAACATTTTGGATGCTCAGATTGTAAATGCTGATGGGAAGATTCTAAACAGACAAACTATGGGGGAAGATTTATTCTGGGCGATTCGAGGCGGGGGAGGAGGGAGCTTTGGAGTTATTCTCTCATGGAAGATCAATTTAGTTCCTGTTCCATCAACTGTGACGGTTTTTGATGTTGAGAGAAAGATTGAAGACGGAGCAACAGATGTTGTTTGGCAATGGCAGAATGTTATGGACAAGCTGGATGAGAATCTGTTTATAAGATTGATGTTGCATTCATCCAAAGGGAAAAATGGACAAAAAACAGGGAAAGCTACGTTGGTGGCTCTGTTTCTAGGGCCAGTGGAGAAGCTTATGCAGATTATAAATCAGAACATACCCAGTTTGAAATTACAGAGACAAGAGTGTTTTGAAATGAGTTGGATTCAATCGGTTCTGTTTTGGGCAAATTTCCCAAATGGGACAGCTCCAGAGGCGTTGTTGAGCAGGAAAATATCATCTACACCTTTTCTGAAGCGGAAATCAGACTATGTGAGAGAACCCATTTCAAGGGAAGGGATAGAAGCCATATGGAAAGCGATTAtggaggttgaagaagtggGACTGACATGGAATCCTTACGGGGGCAAAATGAGCCAAATTTCAGAGACAGAGACGCCATTTCCACACAGAGCAGGAGTGAAATTCAAAATCCAATACTCATCAAACTGGAAGGAAGGAGGGGATCAAGAGGCACAAGAGGAGATGGAGTTGGCGAGAAGATTGTACGAAGCGATGACACCTTATGTAACGAAGAATCCGAGAGAAGCGTTTCTGAATTACAGAGACATTGATGTCGGAATTAGCAGCCATTGGAGTTTGGAAGAAGGAAGGGTTTATGGGGAGAAGTATTTCAAAGGAAAttttgagagattggtgaacgTGAAAACAGAGGTTAATCCTCAGAATTTCTTCAGAAATGAACAGAGTATCCCCACTCGTCGTTCATCTCTTCTTGTAAATGAACAAAGATGA